The Arthrobacter sp. D5-1 genome segment GTTGGTCCAAGGCCTCGTCCAAGGTTGGCGCAAAGCCGATCTTGTCACCGAAAGCCACCAGCACGCGCTGCAACGTCGGGTAGGACGTCTCACCGGTGGACTTCAGGTAGACGGGCTGCACGTACAGCAGACCGCCACCCACGGGCAGCGTCAACAGGTTGCCGTTCAGAACGTCCGAGGCCCCCTGCCGCAGGAGGTTCAGCGCCTGTGACACGGTGGGATCGGAGTTGAACTTGTTCTGTGCCTGGCCGGGCCCAGGGACTTGGGTATCGGTAGGGAGCTCCAGGAGCCGCAGTTTTCCGTAGCTCTCCCCCTTGACGCCCTTGACGTTTCCGGCATCAGAGTCCGCAGCAAGGAAGCCGTACAGGATGTTCCTCGCGCTGCCGTTGACCGTCTGTGGAATAAAGGACGATGTCAGCTGGAAGGCAGGCTTCTCCTGGTCAGGCATCTGCAGCGACATGTAGAACGGCGGCTGCTTGACGGCTTCGGAAACTGTGGGATCGTTCGGAACGCTCCAAGCATCATTGTTCTGGTAGAAGCTGTCCGGATCCGTCACGTGGTACCGGCCGAGAAGCTCACGCTGGACCTTGAAGAGATCCTCCGGGTACCGAACGTGGCTCATGAGGTCGCCCGACATCTCCGAGTAGGGCTTGATAACGGTCGGGAAGACCTTCTGCCAAGCCTTCAGGATGGGGTCCTGATCATCCCATGCATAGAGGTTTACTGAACCGTCGTAGGCATCCACAGTGGCCTTGACCGAGTTGCGGATGTAGTTGACCGAGCTGTTCGGCAAGGCAACCGTGCGGCCAGCGCTGGTCTGCGAGTCGGCAGTGGCGTTCTGCAACTGCTGCGGCTGCGAATACGGGAAGTACTGGCTGGTGGTGTAACCGTCAACAATCCACTTCACTCGACCATCGACAACGGCCGGGTACGCATTGCCGTCAACAGTCAGGTACGGGGCGAGCTTCTCGACACGTTCACGGGGATTGCGTTCGTACAGGATCTGGGACTCAGCGTTGACACCATCGGAAAGCAACAGGTCCGAAGACTGGAACTTGATGGAGTAGAGGATCCGGTTGAGCCAGTTTCCAACGTTGGGACCGCCATTGCCGCTGAAGGTGTACTGGGTCTCTCCCCCGCCTTCCCTGCCTGCCGGCCGGTCCTGCTCACGGTTCGGCGCACCATCAGGCGCTCCCACGATGGAGTACTCGGGAGAGTTCTCGCCAAAGTAGATGCGGGGCTCGTAGGTGGTGTCATTGCCGAGGACACCATTTGACGGAATGCCGGACTGCAGGAACTCCGGCTTTCCATCAGCGGTGAACTTGTTGCCCTTGGCAGCCACAACACCGTAACCGTGCGTGTAGACAATGTGCCTGTTGACCCACGTCTGCTGGTTGGCGCTCAGGCCATCCGGGTTCAGCTCGCGAACTGCGATGACTGTGTCCTGAACCTTGCCGTCAACCATGTAGCGGTCAACATTCAAGGTCTGGGGGAACTGGTAGTACGGGCGATACTGTTCCAGCTGCGCGAACGCTGAAGAAATGAGGTTCGGGTCCAGAAGGCGGATGTTCGCAGTGGTTTGCGCATCTGCAGCGAGCGCGCCAGTCGTGGCTGTGGTGGTGGCGTTGTAGGCCGAGACATCAATCTGGTCCAGGCCATACGCGGCCCGGGTCATCTTGATGTTTCGGTCTATGAATTCCTTCTC includes the following:
- a CDS encoding UPF0182 family protein gives rise to the protein MSRPASSNPPGRSPLRRGALTPTLIVVAVAVVGFIFFANVWTDVLWYQQLGFFEVYIRENLARIITFLIGFAMMFAAVFFAIRIAYRSRPVYAPDAESRDNLNRYQAQLEPVRRVVMIGLPILFGLFAGSAAASQWQKALLFFNQEPFGQTDPLFNLDISFYLMSLPFLGFVTGFLISIAVVAGIAGILTHYLYGSIRLMERGIFTSRAAQIHIAVTGALFLILLGVNFWLDRYTTVQSNSGRWAGALYTDVNAVVPTKAILAVAAGLVAILFIIAAVIGRWRLPVIGTAMLVITAILAGGVYPWVIQQFQVRPSENTLEKEFIDRNIKMTRAAYGLDQIDVSAYNATTTATTGALAADAQTTANIRLLDPNLISSAFAQLEQYRPYYQFPQTLNVDRYMVDGKVQDTVIAVRELNPDGLSANQQTWVNRHIVYTHGYGVVAAKGNKFTADGKPEFLQSGIPSNGVLGNDTTYEPRIYFGENSPEYSIVGAPDGAPNREQDRPAGREGGGETQYTFSGNGGPNVGNWLNRILYSIKFQSSDLLLSDGVNAESQILYERNPRERVEKLAPYLTVDGNAYPAVVDGRVKWIVDGYTTSQYFPYSQPQQLQNATADSQTSAGRTVALPNSSVNYIRNSVKATVDAYDGSVNLYAWDDQDPILKAWQKVFPTVIKPYSEMSGDLMSHVRYPEDLFKVQRELLGRYHVTDPDSFYQNNDAWSVPNDPTVSEAVKQPPFYMSLQMPDQEKPAFQLTSSFIPQTVNGSARNILYGFLAADSDAGNVKGVKGESYGKLRLLELPTDTQVPGPGQAQNKFNSDPTVSQALNLLRQGASDVLNGNLLTLPVGGGLLYVQPVYLKSTGETSYPTLQRVLVAFGDKIGFAPTLDEALDQLFGGNSGATAGDADNNGQTPTSPPGTTTPPAGPTDAKADLKAALDEANKAIADGQAALAKGDFAAYGAQQTKLSEALKKALDAETRLGATATPSATPEASPSATPSPSPSS